In Nasonia vitripennis strain AsymCx chromosome 2, Nvit_psr_1.1, whole genome shotgun sequence, a genomic segment contains:
- the LOC103315641 gene encoding serine/arginine repetitive matrix protein 2-like isoform X1 — protein sequence MFASTAPSGGRYLTLNLLPQSVLEGAFALALVVLLAVPLVARIHRLLEDAPKDSRDVRGIADDRSPGMHGLDAIPSDTSLRFDLHESEAKDAEKMRRAESRDDDARVFDYRAYRHRLMEEVLMKYYAERQPPGQVVMNSIHLNAQDDSNFHSKGRDLFGFIDDVDEPSGRKNASYVHPLDHFLVKGPQRATTEEKSIETRSPSLWSIPDMISDARLSSVKNEGELVVSLPRTSQHHRNHLETLTRADHHGRYEAEERPKTVASRLPTKPLESKGQQKPHYRMQPAEILRIDREDCSSRPLTAGESSSDLGSSLYDTVDSRRRRGRGDDPKNLKRPWLVSSHPESYNRKYGKQLRESLFDARWRLRQSSPRQSNATAANCSSTASLLSAVSRSPSPSSDSRAPAPPTCQQKGSEVLQKVTLLSSSLEQSDRRERSKLGLPEAQEGNEFSKSQAPAASVASIASSPGTPRRRVSRLPLHINSKKPIASKLSPSETEGRAKSEDQRPQAISSSSERPKTTSGAVGRTAASKPRKLAVSGEKRPKTSDYSAEAPKTQKPEDEAGKKPVSWSVTLATKSIKRKPRSSANGNESDASRKDDPSAQRARPRARSSRKNAGRGAGENARVKVAVNRGLKTYIEKLKIVLSEQQQQQQQNRGRAQVESAELAGLSLVEAVTAEIEANLSAGEIHELRDILQSAERKITLGTTSKC from the exons ATGTTCGCTAGTACAGCGCCGAGCGGCGGTCGCTACCTAACCTTGAACCTGCTGCCGCAATCCGTGCTCGAGGGCGCGTTCGCCCTCGCCCTCGTCGTCCTGCTGGCCGTGCCCCTCGTCGCTCGGATCCACCGTCTGCTC GAGGACGCGCCGAAAGACTCCAGAGATGTTCGCGGCATCGCCGACGATCGCAGTCCGGGGATGCACGGCCTCGACGCTATTCCGTCCGACACGAGCCTGCGTTTCGACTTACACGAATCCGAGGCGAAGGACGCGGAGAAAATGCGACGCGCGGAGTCTCGGGACGACGACGCGCGCGTTTTCGACTACCGGGCCTACAGGCATCGGCTCATGGAGGAAGTGCTCATGAAGTACTACGCCGAGCGCCAACCCCCCGGGCAGGTTGTCATGAACTCGATTCACCTCAATGCCCAGGACGACTCCAACTTTCAT TCAAAGGGCCGCGATCTGTTCGGGTTTatcgacgacgtcgacgagcCGTCCGGCCGCAAGAACGCGAGCTACGTCCATCCATTGGACCACTTCCTGGTGAAGGGTCCGCAGCGGGCGACCACGGAGGAAAAGTCCATCGAGACCAGGAGCCCGTCGCTCTGGTCCATCCCGGACATGATCTCGGACGCCCGGCTAAGCAGCGTCAAGAACGAGGGTGAGCTCGTCGTCTCGCTTCCCAGGACATCCCAGCACCACAGGAACCACCTGGAGACGCTCACCAGAGCCGATCATCACGGAAG GTACGAGGCGGAGGAGCGACCGAAGACCGTGGCCAGCCGTTTGCCGACCAAGCCGCTGGAATCCAAGGGTCAGCAGAAGCCGCACTACAGGATGCAGCCCGCTGAAATTTTGCGCATAGATCGCGAGGACTGCAGCTCACG GCCCCTGACCGCCGGCGAAAGCTCGAGCGACCTGGGCAGCTCGCTGTACGACACCGTCGATTCGAGGCGTCGTCGAGGCCGAGGAGATGACCCCAAGAACCTCAAGCGGCCCTGGCTGGTCTCGTCCCATCCGGAGTCTTACAATCGCAAGTACGGCAAGCAGCTGCGCGAATCCCTGTTCGATGCGCGCTGGCGCCTCCGCCAGTCCTCGCCGCGCCAGAGTAACGCCACCGCAGCCAACTGCAGTAGCACAGCTTCGCTGCTGTCGGCCGTCAGCCGGAGCCCCAGTCCGAGCTCGGACTCCAGAGCCCCAGCGCCGCCGACTTGCCAGCAGAAGGGCTCCGAGGTGCTGCAGAAGGTCACGCTGCTGAGCTCCAGCCTCGAGCAGAGCGACAGGCGGGAGAGGAGCAAGCTTGGTCTGCCGGAGGCGCAAGAGGGCAACG AGTTCTCGAAATCCCAAGCTCCGGCCGCCTCGGTCGCCTCGATAGCGAGCAGTCCCGGCACGCCTCGGCGCAGGGTCTCGCGGCTGCCCCTCCACATAAACTCGAAGAAACCCATCGCGAGCAAGCTGTCGCCGAGCGAGACCGAGGGCCGGGCCAAGTCCGAGGACCAGCGTCCCCAAGCGATTAGCTCCTCGAGCGAGCGACCGAAGACTACGAGCGGCGCCGTCGGCAGAACTGCAGCCTCGAAGCCGCGAAAGCTCGCGGTCAGCGGGGAGAAGAGGCCCAAGACGTCCGACTACAGCGCCGAGGCGCCAAAGACGCAGAAGCCCGAGGACGAGGCTGGGAAAAAGCCGGTCAGCTGGAGCGTCACCCTCGCGACCAAAAGCATCAAGCGGAAGCCGAGGAGCAGCGCGAATGGCAAT GAAAGTGATGCCTCCCGCAAGGACGACCCGTCGGCTCAGCGGGCTCGACCGCGAGCACGTTCCTCGCGCAAGAACGCTGGCCGCGGCGCAGGGGAGAACGCGCGGGTGAAGGTCGCGGTGAACCGGGGCCTCAAGACCTACATCGAGAAGCTCAAGATCGTGCTgtccgagcagcagcagcagcagcagcagaacagGGGCCGCGCTCAAGTCGAGTCGGCTGAACTGGCCGGACTGAGTCTCGTGGAGGCCGTCACCGCGGAGATCGAGGCGAACCTGAGCGCAGGCGAGATACACGAGCTCAGGGACATACTGCAGTCCGCCGAGAGGAAGATCACCCTGGGAACGACGAGTAAATGCTGA
- the LOC103315641 gene encoding uncharacterized protein LOC103315641 isoform X2 produces MFASTAPSGGRYLTLNLLPQSVLEGAFALALVVLLAVPLVARIHRLLEDAPKDSRDVRGIADDRSPGMHGLDAIPSDTSLRFDLHESEAKDAEKMRRAESRDDDARVFDYRAYRHRLMEEVLMKYYAERQPPGQVVMNSIHLNAQDDSNFHSKGRDLFGFIDDVDEPSGRKNASYVHPLDHFLVKGPQRATTEEKSIETRSPSLWSIPDMISDARLSSVKNEGELVVSLPRTSQHHRNHLETLTRADHHGRYEAEERPKTVASRLPTKPLESKGQQKPHYRMQPAEILRIDREDCSSRPLTAGESSSDLGSSLYDTVDSRRRRGRGDDPKNLKRPWLVSSHPESYNRKYGKQLRESLFDARWRLRQSSPRQSNATAANCSSTASLLSAVSRSPSPSSDSRAPAPPTCQQKGSEVLQKVTLLSSSLEQSDRRERSKLGLPEAQEGNEFSKSQAPAASVASIASSPGTPRRRVSRLPLHINSKKPIASKLSPSETEGRAKSEDQRPQAISSSSERPKTTSGAVGRTAASKPRKLAVSGEKRPKTSDYSAEAPKTQKPEDEAGKKPVSWSVTLATKSIKRKPRSSANGN; encoded by the exons ATGTTCGCTAGTACAGCGCCGAGCGGCGGTCGCTACCTAACCTTGAACCTGCTGCCGCAATCCGTGCTCGAGGGCGCGTTCGCCCTCGCCCTCGTCGTCCTGCTGGCCGTGCCCCTCGTCGCTCGGATCCACCGTCTGCTC GAGGACGCGCCGAAAGACTCCAGAGATGTTCGCGGCATCGCCGACGATCGCAGTCCGGGGATGCACGGCCTCGACGCTATTCCGTCCGACACGAGCCTGCGTTTCGACTTACACGAATCCGAGGCGAAGGACGCGGAGAAAATGCGACGCGCGGAGTCTCGGGACGACGACGCGCGCGTTTTCGACTACCGGGCCTACAGGCATCGGCTCATGGAGGAAGTGCTCATGAAGTACTACGCCGAGCGCCAACCCCCCGGGCAGGTTGTCATGAACTCGATTCACCTCAATGCCCAGGACGACTCCAACTTTCAT TCAAAGGGCCGCGATCTGTTCGGGTTTatcgacgacgtcgacgagcCGTCCGGCCGCAAGAACGCGAGCTACGTCCATCCATTGGACCACTTCCTGGTGAAGGGTCCGCAGCGGGCGACCACGGAGGAAAAGTCCATCGAGACCAGGAGCCCGTCGCTCTGGTCCATCCCGGACATGATCTCGGACGCCCGGCTAAGCAGCGTCAAGAACGAGGGTGAGCTCGTCGTCTCGCTTCCCAGGACATCCCAGCACCACAGGAACCACCTGGAGACGCTCACCAGAGCCGATCATCACGGAAG GTACGAGGCGGAGGAGCGACCGAAGACCGTGGCCAGCCGTTTGCCGACCAAGCCGCTGGAATCCAAGGGTCAGCAGAAGCCGCACTACAGGATGCAGCCCGCTGAAATTTTGCGCATAGATCGCGAGGACTGCAGCTCACG GCCCCTGACCGCCGGCGAAAGCTCGAGCGACCTGGGCAGCTCGCTGTACGACACCGTCGATTCGAGGCGTCGTCGAGGCCGAGGAGATGACCCCAAGAACCTCAAGCGGCCCTGGCTGGTCTCGTCCCATCCGGAGTCTTACAATCGCAAGTACGGCAAGCAGCTGCGCGAATCCCTGTTCGATGCGCGCTGGCGCCTCCGCCAGTCCTCGCCGCGCCAGAGTAACGCCACCGCAGCCAACTGCAGTAGCACAGCTTCGCTGCTGTCGGCCGTCAGCCGGAGCCCCAGTCCGAGCTCGGACTCCAGAGCCCCAGCGCCGCCGACTTGCCAGCAGAAGGGCTCCGAGGTGCTGCAGAAGGTCACGCTGCTGAGCTCCAGCCTCGAGCAGAGCGACAGGCGGGAGAGGAGCAAGCTTGGTCTGCCGGAGGCGCAAGAGGGCAACG AGTTCTCGAAATCCCAAGCTCCGGCCGCCTCGGTCGCCTCGATAGCGAGCAGTCCCGGCACGCCTCGGCGCAGGGTCTCGCGGCTGCCCCTCCACATAAACTCGAAGAAACCCATCGCGAGCAAGCTGTCGCCGAGCGAGACCGAGGGCCGGGCCAAGTCCGAGGACCAGCGTCCCCAAGCGATTAGCTCCTCGAGCGAGCGACCGAAGACTACGAGCGGCGCCGTCGGCAGAACTGCAGCCTCGAAGCCGCGAAAGCTCGCGGTCAGCGGGGAGAAGAGGCCCAAGACGTCCGACTACAGCGCCGAGGCGCCAAAGACGCAGAAGCCCGAGGACGAGGCTGGGAAAAAGCCGGTCAGCTGGAGCGTCACCCTCGCGACCAAAAGCATCAAGCGGAAGCCGAGGAGCAGCGCGAATGGCAAT TGA